One stretch of Macrotis lagotis isolate mMagLag1 chromosome 7, bilby.v1.9.chrom.fasta, whole genome shotgun sequence DNA includes these proteins:
- the LOC141493166 gene encoding ubiquitin carboxyl-terminal hydrolase isozyme L3-like: MESHLRLPLEANPEVTNQFLKQLGLHPNWQFVDVYGMEPELLSMVPRPVCVVLLLFPITEKYEVFKIEEEEKIKSQGQDVTESVYFMKQTISNACGTIGLIHTIANNKDRMNFESGSTLKKFLEESLSMSPEERARYLEKYEAIRLTHESSAHEGQTEAPSIDEKVDLHFIALVHVDGHLYELDGRKPFPINHGKTSDDTLLEDAIEVCKKFMERDPEELRFNAIALSAA, from the coding sequence ATGGAGAGTCACCTCCGGCTGCCGCTGGAGGCCAACCCCGAGGTCACCAACCAGTTTCTTAAACAATTAGGTCTGCATCCCAACTGGCAGTTTGTTGATGTGTATGGCATGGAACCTGAACTCCTTAGTATGGTGCCACGACCAGTTTGTGTGGTATTGCTTCTCTTTCCAATTACAGAAAAGTATGAAGTATTcaaaatagaagaggaagaaaaaataaaatcacaaggaCAAGACGTCACAGAATCAGTATATTTCATGAAGCAAACCATCAGTAATGCCTGTGGAACAATTGGGCTGATCCACACCATTGCTAACAACAAAGACAGAATGAATTTTGAATCTGGATCAACATTGAAAAAGTTCTTGGAAGAATCTCTAAGTATGAGTCCCGAAGAAAGAGCAAGATACCTAGAAAAATATGAAGCTATTCGACTTACCCACGAATCAAGTGCCCATGAAGGTCAAACAGAGGCACCAAGTATAGATGAAAAAGTAGATCTGCATTTtattgcattagttcatgtagaTGGGCATCTCTATGAATTAGATGGGCGCAAACCATTTCCAATTAACCATGGGAAAACAAGTGATGATACTTTATTAGAGGATGCCATAGAAGTTTGCAAGAAGTTCATGGAACGGGATCCAGAAGAATTAAGATTTAATGCAATTGCTCTTTCTGCAGCATAG